A window of Candidatus Poribacteria bacterium genomic DNA:
ATCCCGGACATGATATACGCTTTTACAACGTATTGGAGCAGGCAAAAGCAAAAGGACAATCGATCCGTGAGGTATTCGACGATCCGTTTTGGTATTTCAAACACGCCTTGATCGATAAAGCACATCTCTGTGATACAATCTTCGCAGTCGGGGATCTGGTCGTGGATGAGCTGCGATTCTTGGCAAAGCCGTTTGAGGAATTCCCAATTAACCTCGTCTACAACGGCATCCCGGCGTTTGAGGTGAGTCTGCAGGAAAAATTAACGTCAAAGGCACTGATCCAAAAATATGCGAAGACGCTTCTCGATTATCGTCCGGATTACGTCTTCACGCATGTAACGCGTCTCGTCAAAAGTAAAGGATTGTGGCGCGATTTACAGGTGCTCATGCATTTGGATGACCTACTCGCTTCCAATGATAGAACAGCCGTATTGTTTATTCTCTCGACAGAAATTGCAACAGGTCGTCCCCACGAAAGTATTCATGAGATGGAGGAAGCGTATGGATGGCCCGTGTATCATAAAATCGGTTATCCCGATCTTGTTGGCGCGGAAATTGAACTCAACAACGGCGTTTCTGCATTCAATCTGCAGTCTAAGGCGGTCAAAGTCGTTTTCGTCAATCAGTTCGGGTGGAGTCAAGCTGCTTGTGGGAAACGGATGCCGATAGAAATGGAATTTATGGACATCCGCAAGGGGAGTGATGCAGAGTTTGGGCAGTCGATTTACGAGCCGTTCGGAATTGCGCAGGTAGAACCGCTGAGTTTCGGTGCGATCTGCGTCGTTAGCAATGTCTGTGGGTGTTGCGGTTTCATTCAGCGTGCGACCGATAACCGTGATGTCCCAAATATCGTTATTGCCGACTATACGCAGCTGAATATCCCTCCGAAGTCATTGGAAGATGTAATTCATATCGGTTTGGCGGAACGGAACGCCATTGAAATGGAGAATAGCAGAGACATCGCAGCGAAACTCTTGGGACGCTTACCTCGCAAACCTCGTGATGTAGAGGATATGCTTCGAGAAGGTTACGATATTGCTTCCCGCATGAGTTGGGAAGTCGTCGTTAAGGATTATTTCTTGCCCGGATTGAAAAGGGCACTTTAAGGAGAAAAATTCAATGTCAAATCAAACCGCTATGGAAGCACCGGTGCCAATGACCCCTGAACAAAAATTTTTCTTCGATCTTCGCGGCTGGATTCTGTTGCCGTCGGTATTATCGGAGCCAGAAATCGAAGAGATGAAAGCAGAGGTCTATGATGGGGCAAGACAGAGTTATCAAGGTGCGCTCCAAACGCTACTCGACCATCCCGCGATCGTAGGCATCTTGAACGAAATTCTGTCCGAAGATCCGTTTGTGCACGACGATTGTTATGGGTTTCGATGTGAAGGATCATTCACGACTGTGAGACCCCCCGGTTGGGGTGTGTCGGAACGTGGCGATAACGGTCTACCGCACGTCGTGCGTCCGCCGCAACAGGCAAACGCGATGCGGTATCAGGTCGCTGGAGGAAAGATTTTCGCAGGACTGACGCGTGTTGTGTGGGAACTTGAGGAGGTCAAGTCGGGACAAGGTGCCACCTCTTTTCTTAGCGGTTCACACAAAGCACACTTCAATTACGGAGGTCCCGACCCATATCGTCCAAATATCGGTGAGTCGCCGTGGGAAGCGAATATGCGCGAAATGATGGACGACTATAGTTGTCCACCCGGTTCCGTCGTTATCTTCACCGAGAGTCTCGTCCATGCAGCGAATGATTGGACGAATCCATCGAACCCTCGGTGTGCTGTCTTCAATTGTTACAACTCCATCTGGGCACAATGGCATCGACTCAACCTGAGCCATGAAATCATTGAAACCATGCCACCGAGGCGACAGTCATTGTTCCGAGGCACATGGGCAATTGGCGGCGGTCCCAGTGGAAACCGTGCATATTCGTTGGATAATAACACTACGTAGTCAAGGCACCCAAACCTAAAGGGTTGGGAAACCTGTGCTTCGTAGCAGTTCGCGTTTTCGAGAAAACGTCTTACATCTGCTCCACAGAGGGACCCAAGGCAGCCCTCAAGATGTTCATTGCAGCGTTTACGTCTCGGTCGTGGTGGGAACCACAGGCGGGGAAACCTGTCCATTGCCTATCAGAAAGAGGAAGATTTTCGTTATGATGTCCGCACTCCGAACAAGGCTTTGTTGTCGGGGTCCACTGTCCGATTTGTAGGAACGCACGCTTATGTTTGAAACACTTGAACTTCAGTATCTCAACAAACTGGTAGAAGGCGAGGTCAGAGGCTTTGCGTCCCCAAAGCCGTTTCATACCCTCAAGATTGAGTGTCTCGACCACAGTGGTATCAAACCGTCGGCAGAGGTCCGTCGCACGTTTGTAGTGCCAGTCTTTGCGTTGATTGGCTATCTTGCGATAGAGACGGGCGAGTTCGCCGACAGCACGCCACCAATTGTGAGAACCTTTGACCTTACGAGAAACGCTTTTATTGAGTTTCCGAAGTTCGGTTAAGGACTGTTTTAAGGGTTGCGGATGTTCGATTTTCTCG
This region includes:
- a CDS encoding transposase, producing MVETLNLEGMKRLWGRKASDLAFYQFVEILKFKCFKHKRAFLQIGQWTPTTKPCSECGHHNENLPLSDRQWTGFPACGSHHDRDVNAAMNILRAALGPSVEQM
- a CDS encoding phytanoyl-CoA dioxygenase family protein encodes the protein MSNQTAMEAPVPMTPEQKFFFDLRGWILLPSVLSEPEIEEMKAEVYDGARQSYQGALQTLLDHPAIVGILNEILSEDPFVHDDCYGFRCEGSFTTVRPPGWGVSERGDNGLPHVVRPPQQANAMRYQVAGGKIFAGLTRVVWELEEVKSGQGATSFLSGSHKAHFNYGGPDPYRPNIGESPWEANMREMMDDYSCPPGSVVIFTESLVHAANDWTNPSNPRCAVFNCYNSIWAQWHRLNLSHEIIETMPPRRQSLFRGTWAIGGGPSGNRAYSLDNNTT